AGCTCAGCGGCTAGTGTTTGCTCATCAATAGTTCGTAGCGCATCACTAATTACCGCTTTGGAGATATTACTACGTCCAAGGTTTGAGAACATCGGCTGAATATAATTCAATACCTCCATCATCGCCCCAATACGATGGGGCCCCTCGTTAAGCAGATGATCTAAAATACGCTCATCGAACTGCCAACCGCGCCGGCGTAAGATAGATTGAAGCAATGCCTGACGATCATCAAGGTCTTTACCATTAGGTACTTTAAAGGTTGGTGCTTGTGCTAAGCGGGTCAATAGGTCAGTCAACTGAAACGGTAGCTCACTAGCTGGTTTGTTAGCAGCAAATAATAGCTGACGCTGGCCTTCTCGGCTACGATTAATCAAATGAAATAGAGCCTCTTGCCATTGAACACTCTGCTCAAGAACTTCTAAATCATCAATAGCAATGACATCAAAATTTTCAAGCGAAGACAATACATTGACATCAGTATGGATCAGCTCATTGAGTGATAAACAAATCGCCGATTTATCCATTTCAATAAAGGATTCACAAATAGCAGATAATAGATGGGATTTACCAGTGGCAGGGCTACCGAATAGGTACAGTTGACGAATCAGACCGACATGTAACTGCCGTACTGCATCGATGATTGACATCCAACCGGGGCCTGAGAAGTCACTGAGACTTGCATCATGCTTGATGTCTAGATTGAGACTTAGCTGTGCTTCTGCCATGAATCGTCAACTTATCGCATTATGCGATGGAACCTTATTAAAAACCTTAATAAAAGGTATATCGTAAAAATTGTTATAAACGCTGCGCCTATATATACCATATTTACAAAATGACTGACAAGTCTTTTACGTATTTACTCCATTAGACAGTCATTGTCATAGCTAAATATTCAATCCATCATATTATATATTTCACTGTACATTGTCATAACTCTTAAAATAGCTCTTAAACCACAGATATCCAATCCCATTACCCCTATTTTTTATCAAACAAATCTAACTGTTTGCGCCCTTTATAAAAGTCAGTAGACTGATAATAAGCATACAAGTGACGGAATAAAACGTTTAAAACTGCTGAAACTGGCAGAGCAATAAGCATACCGACAAAGCCTAATAAGCTGGCTCCTGCTAACACTGAGAAGATAACCCATAGCGGTGACAGACCAATCTTATCACCTAATAATAGAGGTTGAAGAATATAGCCTTCTGCCGCTTGACCAACCAAAAAAGCCCCTACAATTAATGACAGATAAACCCAGTCTAAGCCAAACTGAAATAAGCCTGCGACAATAGAGGCAATAAAACCCAGCCCAAAGCCTAAATAAGGTACAAAGCTCGCAATACCTGCGCCCATACCTATAATCAGCCCCAGCTCGAGCCCTATCAATTGTAATTGCACCGCATAAATTATCCCTAGCAGCACCATTACTAGCAGTTGACCTTTTACAAACTGCATCAGTGCTCGATCACACTCCTGTGCGATACCAATAACTTTCTTGCTATAAGCTTTAGGAACCGCCATCTTCCAACTGGTAATACGCTTATCCCAGTTAAATAAGAAGTAAAAAGTAAGAATGGGCACCAATACGATCAGTCCGGCACTATTAATAAAATTCATACTAGAAGTCAAAACTTGACTCATTAACGTGCTAGCATCTGAAAACCTATAATTGGTTTGCAAATAGTCAACTAAGGTTTCAGAGAATCCTTTTACTTCCAATTCCGGTAGCCGAATACGAGTATTAGTCTCAAACCAGGCTCTAGCTACTTCATTGTACCAGTCTAAAATCTGCGGTAAATACTCCCAAGCGGCTTGCAATTGTCGCCATAATGTTGGCACCAGCCACCATAATAGCATTACCATTCCGAGGGTAATCGCCGTATAAACAACGATGATAGCTATCCAGCGCCTAACATATCTTGATAGCTTTTTAACCAAAGGGTTAAATAGATAAGCAAGCACAAAGGCAACGACAAATGGAATAATGACCGGCAACATCAAATACAATAATGTCAGCGTTATCAAAAGCGCTATAACGATAAAAAAGCGCCGAAAAAAAGGATCTATGGGTTGATTGATCATTAATCATAATCCTGTGGTTAAGCTGGTTTAAGATAGTTAACTGGTTTGAGACAGATAAAATAAAGGTTATATATTATTGCAGACTATAGTAAAAAAGCAGTCTTTTTTTGTGTCTAAAATTTTTAATTTAATGATTATCCCCCATCTCAATAGAATAGTAGCAAGTTGCTTTGCGAGTGCAGGCTATTTTTGGGTATAATGCGCACACTATAATTACGCTTTATACTCCCTTTACTACCTTTATTAGTTTCTTTACTATTTTTTCTAACTATTCCCAAATGTGAGATGACCATGAGTGACAAGCCTTCTTTAAGCTACAAAGATGCTGGTGTTGATATAGATGCAGGCGATGCTTTGGTTCAGCGAATCAAATCTGTAGCCAAAGCCACTACTCGCCCTGAGGTGGTAGGTGGCCTTGGCGGTTTTGGCGCCTTGTGCCGTATTCCTACTGGTTACAAGTCGCCTTTATTGGTCTCAGGTACAGATGGCGTGGGCACTAAGCTTAAGCTAGCCTTGCAGCTGAATCGTCACGACACC
This sequence is a window from Psychrobacter jeotgali. Protein-coding genes within it:
- the hda gene encoding DnaA regulatory inactivator Hda, giving the protein MAEAQLSLNLDIKHDASLSDFSGPGWMSIIDAVRQLHVGLIRQLYLFGSPATGKSHLLSAICESFIEMDKSAICLSLNELIHTDVNVLSSLENFDVIAIDDLEVLEQSVQWQEALFHLINRSREGQRQLLFAANKPASELPFQLTDLLTRLAQAPTFKVPNGKDLDDRQALLQSILRRRGWQFDERILDHLLNEGPHRIGAMMEVLNYIQPMFSNLGRSNISKAVISDALRTIDEQTLAAELADISQETQIDNQVANQDQHTMPLDF
- a CDS encoding AI-2E family transporter — its product is MINQPIDPFFRRFFIVIALLITLTLLYLMLPVIIPFVVAFVLAYLFNPLVKKLSRYVRRWIAIIVVYTAITLGMVMLLWWLVPTLWRQLQAAWEYLPQILDWYNEVARAWFETNTRIRLPELEVKGFSETLVDYLQTNYRFSDASTLMSQVLTSSMNFINSAGLIVLVPILTFYFLFNWDKRITSWKMAVPKAYSKKVIGIAQECDRALMQFVKGQLLVMVLLGIIYAVQLQLIGLELGLIIGMGAGIASFVPYLGFGLGFIASIVAGLFQFGLDWVYLSLIVGAFLVGQAAEGYILQPLLLGDKIGLSPLWVIFSVLAGASLLGFVGMLIALPVSAVLNVLFRHLYAYYQSTDFYKGRKQLDLFDKK